Within Neoarius graeffei isolate fNeoGra1 chromosome 21, fNeoGra1.pri, whole genome shotgun sequence, the genomic segment CTGCTCGAGCTCCAAACCGTTCATCTGCCAAAAAGGTGAAACCTGAGCTCGGTTCTGAGGTGGAAAGTTGTGTTCAGGTCATGTGTAAACATTATTTTATGATCAGAGCATCTCCATCAGTCAGAGGCGATGACCTTCAACCTTATAGTCTGCTTCTTTCTGCTGTAATCTTTATAGCCTCTTTTCTAAAGGATGATGTTCATTTCTCATTTTTTTAATTCTACAAATTTATCTGTATTTACCAATTTAAGTAAAGAGTGGAAATATATTATGATTTGCAGAACTTTCAGCTTTCTGGTAGAGTTTTATTCTATTATTAAATATCAGTTTGATAATATTCAGATTAATGTgatgttttgatgtcttcaggaaaAAATGTTGGCCCTCCACCAGTTCCACCCACCGCCGTACCAGGtatcagtttctctctctctctctttctttctttctctctctctctcgtaatgATTTATtgtataaaatatataataatcACACAGTAATATTGTAAACCAATAATGTGAAAGTTAAAGAATAAAGGAAAATGCTTCAATGAAACTGTAACATTTACTAACTGTGTAAAACATTATTTGATGATCAGAGCATCTCCATCAGTCAGAAGCGATGACCTTCTACTTTATAGTCTGCTTCTTTCTGCTATAATCCTCTTTTCAAAAGGATGAGATTCATTTATCTTTCTTTTTTAATTCAACAAAATTACCTGTATTTACAAATGTAAGTAAAGAGTATTAATTATATGAAATTTCATTCAGTGTATTTTgatctgagccctgtgatgacctggtgacgtgtccagggtgaaccccacctctcgcccatagtcagctgggataggctccagcccgtgaccctgtacaggataagcggctacagataatggacggatattTTGATTTGTGTAACTTTCAGTTTCTGGGAGAGTTTTATTACCTTATTAAATATATGTTTTATAATATTTAAATTAATGTGATGTTTTGATGTCTCCAGGTCAAAGTGTTGGTCCTCCACCAGTTCCACCCACCGCCGTACCAGGTAtcagtttctttctctctctctctctctctctctctctctctctctctctctctcacacacacacacacactctctctctctctctctctctctctctctctctctctcaggcagtgTGAGGCTGGTGAATGGTGGAAGTCGCTGTGCTGGGAGAGTGGAGGTTCTTCAGGATGGTCAGTGGGGAACAGTGTGTGGTCGTGGCTGGGATATGAGAGAAGCTGCAGTGGTGTGTAGAGAGCTGGGCTGTGGGGAGCCTGTAAATGCACCACAATATGGTGAATTTGGAGCGGGATCAGGAACAATCTGGATGGTTTATGTGTGGTGTAGAGGATCAGAGTCGACACTGAAGAACTGTAGATCAGATGGGAGGGGGGATTACTGTGGTCACGGTCGTGATGCTGGAGTCACCTGTTCAGGTAAACTGCTGTATTTAGGAAAAAAATATAACAAATAGTAAAATTATTGTTTTGATCGATTTGACTAAATTTTGCCCCTCCATTGTAATGATTTATTGATATTCTGgctaacaatgtgtgtgtgtgtgtgtgtgtgtgtgtgtgtgtgtgtgtgtgtgtgtgtgtgtgagagagagagagaaagagagagaacatgaTGTTATGGTTTTTGtggattttctctctctctctctctctctctctctctctctctctctctctctcacacacacacatacacacacacatgctctctcgctctctctctctctctctctctcagacggtGTGAGGTTGGTGAATGGTGGAAGTCGCTGTGCTGGGAGAGTGGAGGTTCTTCAGGATGGTCAGTGGGGAACAGTGTGTGGTGATGACTGGGATCTGGACGATGCTGCAGTGGTGTGTGGAGAGCTGGGCTGTGGGGGGCCTGTAAATGCAACACAAAATAGTGACTTTGGAGCGGGATCAGGACCAATCTGGCTGGTTGGTGTGCAGTGTAGAGGATCAGAGTCGACACTGAAGAACTGTAGATCAGATGGGAGGGGGGATTACTGTGGTCACGGTCGGGATGCTGGAGTCACCTGTTCAGGTAAACTGCTGTATTTAGGAAAAAATATAACAAATAGTAAAATTATTGTTTTGATCGATTTGATGAAATTTTGCTCCTCCACTGTCAAGATTTATTGATATTCTgactaaaaatgtgtgtgtgtgtgtgtgtgtgtgagagagagagagagagagagagagaaagagagagcatgagagagagagagagagagtgtgtgtgtgtgtgtgtgtgtgtgtgtgtgtgtgtgtgtgtgtgagagagagagagaagttttaTTTGATGGTCTGGTTTATgtggattctctctctctctctctctctctctctctctctcaggcagtgTGAGGTTGGTGAATGGTGGAAGTCGCTGTGCTGGGAGAGTGGAGGTTCTTCATGATGGTCAGTGGGGAACAGTGTGTAATGATTACTGGGATACGAGAGAAGCTGCGGTGGTGTGTAGACAGCTGCGCTGTGGGGAGCCTGTAAATTTTCGGTATAAGGCTCACTTTGGACGAGGATCCGGACCAATCTGGATGGATGATGTGAACTGTAGAGGATCAGAGTTgacactgaagaactgtacatcaGCAGGGTTGAGGAAAAATGACTGTAATCATGGTGCAGATGCTGGAGTCACCTGCTCAGGTAAATTGGTTTTAATCTTAACATTTAAAATATAtgctcaaaaatatatttattacCACAATCGATATTTAAGTTCAATAAAATAAATGTTGATCATAATAGACTGCGCTGTCGGGGTCCGGTGTAAAGTCCACTTTGATGAACATGACAGTGTGTTGGACGCAGCGTCACTGCAATCTGCTGTAAAATCAGCTTTCGAGGAATTACACACTATATGATCATTTTActactactgataataataataataataataataataataataataataatatctcaggTGACCTCTGGTGGGATCACAACCCTGAGGGTAATAAGCTCTGCCTCAAACATTCACACTCTGCTTTTCCTTTGATTTCGATGAAACAACAGAGAACTCTGATTATGTTTTGtgattattacattacattctGCTCAGTGAGATTCTGTTCAGTTTCTTTGACAAATTAGAAgaaattttaaattatatttaaatCTCCACATCAGTATTCAGACCTGCGATGTAATAACTGACTTATTTTCAGGGCGGAGTTTATCTacaacagaggcgtgtctcagttGCGTGCGTTTCTGATGTTGAACTTAAATGCGTGTTTCTTGCGTGATATCAGCCTGAGTGAGGAGCAGTGTTAACTCCAGCGCCACCATCTGACAGTTTGCTGGAACAACAATGCCATGCTGACATTTATATTCATGCTGTAAATTCACTCAAAAACACGATGGAGCGTCATTCAAGGGCAATAATCAAGACATAAATACGATGGTATTAAATGATTACCAATATTCACACTTATAGTGCATGAAAAAGGTTGTTTCACATGGAGGATGTTGGAAGAGACACATGTGAATAAGAAATATTGCTTATCTGGAGGAGTGAAGTCTTTATGGCCAAAATTATAAATGAACTTAAAGTTTCTCTGTAAGTGTATCAGACGAGCGCTCGGTCAGATTATCCTTCACACCGTGATTATGTTTTCTGAACAGGAGAGCAGATGGAATTAACACAGACATCATGTTTTATTCATTTGAAGAATTAAAATTCAAATCTAAAGCATGAAAAAACTGACTACAATAGAACATGATGTTCTGGATCAGGGCCCATTTTATAAGCTGGAGAACAATGAGTGTGGAAGCCATATAATTAAATTAACAGAACTATTCAGGCATCAAAATCTTATCAATATGATCGACTCAGTGCTCGCCATCTCATTCCTATATCATCATATtagtctttttatttttaaactgtttcTTGCTTTTATGTTCCATCGTGTTACATTTGACAGGAAATGTAAAAAGTGCGATTTTCAGTCCCAGATATTTTGTGAATTTAATGATGAGTGTTAATAAAATGATGATATTAAATGTGAATAATATAAAGGAAGAACACATAAAACTGCCTGAAGCAGCTGTGTAACCCGACTCTGAATATGAGGAACTCTCCCTGTTGACATTCTGCTGTGACTTCTGGACTTCACTGGTTCTGAATCTGGCCCACTGGGATTGTTGTGACTCTTCAACACTATTTCTGTCACTTTAATGTTCATTCTGACTTCATCACTTTAAATATCTGTGTGTTACTGTAGGAAATGATCCTGAGAACGAGGATGATGCTGTTCCAGCTGATCAGAGTACAGTTATAGTGACAGGTATGATAAAGtaagatgagatttatttttgtatcatttgtttggTGAATTATTGAATTTTCCTCTTAATGAAAGAGTTAATATAATTTCATTCATGGTAATTACAGCACATACTGcatactgtacaaccccgattccaaaaaagttgggacaaagtacaaattgtaaataaaaatgtaatgcaatgatgtggaagtttcaaaatttcatatttttttcagaatagaacatagatgacatttcaaatgtttaaactgagaaaatgtatcatttaaaaagaaaaattaggtgattttaaatttcatgacaacaacacatctcaaaaaagttgggacaaggccatgtttaccactgtgagacatccccttttctctttacaacagtctgtaaacgtctggggactgaggagacaagttgctcaagtttagggataggaatgttaacccattcttgtctaatgtaggattctagttgctcaactgtcttaggtcttttttgttgtatcttccgttttgtgatgcgccaaatgttttctatgggtgaaagatctggactgcaggctggccagttcagtacccggacccttcttctacgcagccatgatgctgtaattgatgcagtatgtggtttggcattgtcatgttggaaaatacaaggtcttccctgaaagagacgtcgtctggatgggagcatatgttgctctagaacctggatatacctttcagcattgatggtgtctttccagatgtgtaagctgcccatgcaacacgcactaatgcaaccccataccatcagagatgcaggcttctgaactgagcgctgataacaacttgggtcgtctttctcctctttagtccgaatgacacggcgtccctgatttccataaagaacttcacattttgattcgtctgaccacagaacagttttccactttgccacagtccattttaaatgagccttggcctagagaagacatctgcgcttctggatcatgtctagatacggcttcttctttgaactatagagttttagctggcaacggcggatggcacggtgaattgtgttcacagataatgttctctggaaatattcctgagcccattttgtgatttccaatacagaagcatgcctgtatgtgatgcagtgccgtctaagggcccgaagatcacgggcacccagtatggttttctggccttgacccttacgcacagagattcttccagattctctgaatcttttgatgatattatgcactgtagatgatgatatgctcaaactctttgcaattttacactgttgaactcctttctgatattgctccactatttttcggcgcagaattagggggattggtgatcctcttcccatctttacttctgagagccgctgccactccaagatgctctttttatacccagtcatgttaattacctattgccaattgacctaatgagttgcaatttggtcctccagctgttccttttttctacctttaacttttccagcctcttattgcccctgtcccaacttttttgagatgtgttgctgtcatgaaatttcaaatgagccaatatttggcatgaaatttcaaaatgtctcattttcgacatttgatatgttgtctatgttctattgtgaatacaatatcagtttttgagatttgtaaattattgcattccgtttttatttacaatttgtactttgtcccaacttttttggaatcggggttgtacatgtggaAGTTGTCCTTCATTTAGATCAGGAACTTGATAATACGGTACACCTTGCCTGTAAGGTTAGTGATGGTTATGGTTAGCGGAGTGATATGGTGTAAGGTCAGCAGGTCATCTGTCACGTTGTTGAGTTGTCGGGTGTCCTACAGTTGTGGCGGACATTAAAGTGAATTAATGAGCAGACAAGCTCTCCCTTTGTTTTCTCAAAATCAGTCTCGAAAAAGCCACGTTACAATAATAATGTGACAGTTTTTATACTGACAGGTATGATAATAATGTGACAGTTTTGTAATCTCTATCATCAACACAGTCATAAATAATATCAAAGTGTATTTACTGTCATTGATTTAATTAATTTTGACAGAGAAAATACCAGAGTCCTGTGATGCTGCTGTTACCAATAGTACACAAGGATTAtatcacagaaagaaagaaagatgtttcACTTTTACATCTGTGTGTCTGGATAGAATCTTTTGAGTAAAACAGGGTAAAAATATTTTGAAATTATGTTCTGTATCTAACAGACACCATCACAGACCCTGatctttttatttgtttttttttttgcatactgATTCCATTGTTCTGTCCACCTCTCAGACGGTGTGAGGTTGGTGAATGGTGAAAGTCGCTGTGCTGGGAGAGTGGAGGTTCTTCAGGATGGTCAGTGGGGAACAGTGTGTAGTCTTGCCTGGGATTGGAAAGATGCTGCAGTGGTGTGTAGAGAGCTGAGCTGTGGGGAGCCTGTAGATCTGCGGTTTTGGACTGGGTTTGGGCGAGGATCCGGACCAATCTGGATACACGATTTGTACTGCAGAGGATCAGAGTCAACACTGAACAACTGTAGCTCACAAGGGGGACACGTCTGTAATCAGAATACTAATGCTGGAGTCATCTGTTCAGGTAAACTGATGTACTGAGAAAAAAATCTATCTAATatcaaaacaattattttttacattttcgaTTTTATGTAAATCTAAAGCATTTTGCAGCTACACTGTAATGATTTGTTGGTATTCTGACATGTTGAAAATGTGTCCAATATTTACACAAtgaaataaaacacaggtcacatAAGGCCGAGACTCTCTGCTGGTCCTCACCGGTGCTCTGGGAGAGTGGAGGTGTTTCTTGGACGTTCCTGGTCCACAGTGTGTGATGCTGACTTTGACCAGCAGGATGCAGAAGTTGTGTGCAGAGAGCTGGGCTGTGGGATTCCTGTGGAGGTGCTGGGATCAGCTGCTTTTGGCCGAGGGGAGGGTCAGGTGTGGACAGAGGAGCTTCAGTGTAGAGGAAACGAATCTGAGATTTACTTCTGTCCAACATCATCTTCATTCAAACACTCAACCTGCTCCCATGACAACAATGTGGGATTAAAATGTTCTGGTGAAGTATCATGATTTAACTTCTGTTTAAATAGAGACCACAAACCTGTCAATCAAACTTTAAGGTGCCTTTGTTAATTTTCCTCTTTCACCGAGCTCTCGGCTGTTTGTTCAGCTCACACAGGGGCGCGGCTGGTGAACGGACCGGACTCCTGTTCCGGTCGAGTGGAGCTCCAGTACCTCAGTGAGTGGGGCACAGTTTGTGCTGTAAGCTGGGATATGAGAGCTGCAGATGTTCTCTGTGCACAGCTGGACTGTGGGAGTGCTGTGGTGGAGGTTGACTGGTTTGGGAATGGGAGTGGCCGCATCTGGGCTGATGTGTTTGATTGTCAGGGGAATGAGACACACCTCTCACAATGTGGCATCTCATCATGGAGTCGAGCTGCATGCTCTCATCAACACGATGCTGGAGTCATCTGTAATGGTGAGATATTAACATCACATACACCATGTTAGTGAATAAAGTCAGTGTTCATTCGAATATTTAAACCATGTTCTTCTGCTTCAGGATCATCCGTGGCGTTTCATGAGGGGCGAGTGCGGTTGTCTGGAGGGAGCGAGTGTCAGGGGGAGGTGGAGATTTATTTCAGGCAGGACTGGAGGAGAGTTCTCCAGGACTTGTGGAGTCTGTCTGAGGCGTCTGTGCTCTGCAGACAGCTGGGCTGTGGCTCTGTGCTGAACTACCGCTCCTCTCCATCCACCACTGAACACAAACACATGTGTGTAACGGGCTTCAGCTGCTCTGGGACTGAAGCTCATCTGGGGAACTGCAGCAGAGCACTAAATGTCAGCTGCAGCTCCGGGGAACAGCTGTACATCACCTGCTCAGGTAAGCAGCACAACACCGACCAATGAACGATTAACACGATTAACAACAGTAATAAATGTTTTATCCTTCTAAAGTGTTCTATTAAATatacagaaaaataaaatagTCTACAAAGGTATATTAGTTTTATATActttattaaattaaataaatctttAACTCAGACCCCAGGTCCATCAGGCTGGTTGGTTCTGGTGGAGACTGTGCAGGAAGGCTGGAGGTTTTCCACAGCGGCTCGTGGGGGACAGTGTGTGATGACTCATGGGATATTGAGGATGCGCAGGTGGTGTGCAGACAgctgcagtgtggagaggcccTCAGTACCCACATACCAGCCTGGTTTGGTCCTGGAACTGGGTCCATATGGCTGAATGAGGTGGAGTGTGAGGGGAACGAGACGTCCCTGTGGAACTGCAGATTTCAGCGGTGTGAAGAGGGTGAATGTGGACACCAGGAGGACGTAGGAGTCGTGTGCTCAGGTACAGTGTGATGACTGAGATTAAACCTGTTAAATATGGACATGTCTGTGTTTCAAAACTCAGCTCCAAAGTTCCTGAAATTCAACATGAGAGTAAGGAGCTGTTTATAAATGTCATCCATGTTGAATATCTTTTTACAGAAAGATAACAGAgtaaacctcagccacgaactgccaaaatataaacagcacattaagtgtcccaccagggactctaacactctggaccactgttacactgttttaaaggactcatacacGGGCGAttactctaagacaatgagggaggctcagcctcctctaaaaatgacgaacatcgtgtaggatgaattgcgctaggcttatgttatagccgaccttataacattgctatttcagatccagaatcatagaaatatatgtgctcaacccaactacagtgcgaaatcattttgttataactttccccagttcgcctaatgtgtgcgtgagtttttccccctcgtgacagcgtgatccagcccagcctcagtggactaaaatggcatttgggagctatgcgcttgtcaatctcaaaatgcaagacaattattggacaaatactgcgaaaatgcccaccccacggagtcccacggactcccagcctcagtggacttcaacggcatttgggagctatgcgcttgtcaatctcaaaatgcaagatgattattggacaaatactgcgaaaatgcctgcccacggactccgagcctcacagtgggagggacatggcagtttccgcaaggagactggtgattggtgaaagcggccggatattttctttgattgacagctcgtttcaactatagacaggcagcggtgaatttcagttcagtcccatgcggattcgcaagtgctgtggtgtattgtaagagatcagcttacatttcgatttcattcattacatacggtttctaccagcttttttagtttgtatatattttcattgtaaataaagtgtaaatatagtgttgtcaagtttgctatcttagttccagaaatttcgtttatttgagtgactgaacttgaacttgagggggctagtcagctagcaagaaagctgcgcatggatgccaagcattgttgatttaattttggcaaagcaatttgccagtcttcctttcgaggaaaaaataaaaattaaagagcagggtagaccaacgcctcaaattgacttggtgaaaaaggtagggaataatactcgttcctttcagctctcctggtacgagaaagtgaattggctaacagcaagtgacccacatcaacaacagtaaataggctactttagtaatatgtcatggatggaccaaaactatagaatctatttaaaatgtttatgctgagtatattatattggaatatatatttttctggatatgaattaaacaccgctacaatttggaaaacatttttaagcaaaaacacagctgagaacatttcacactacagaccttgaTTAaacgtgaagggttatcaaaattgtcaataaaacatttctcagtcaaaataaataaaatatagggaaagtgtcattgaatgaaatgtgtggcacccagctctatgtttggctccccaaggtcagtgcttgtgcctattccagaacactctgctgttactgctgaggttcctgacaaacagctgctttcaataatgatcaatttttaaacaacatgccacaattttaaaatatctcatctcatctcattatctctagccgctttatccttctacagggtcgcaggcaagctggagcctatcccagctgactacgggcgaaaggcggggtacaccctggacaagtcgccaggtcatcacagggctgacacattgacacagacaaccattcacactcacattcacacctacggtcaatttagagtcaccagttaacctaacctgcatgtctttggactgtgggggaaaccggagcacccggaggaaacccacgcggacacggggagaacatgcaaactccacacagaaaggccctcgccggccccggggctcgaaccc encodes:
- the LOC132869644 gene encoding scavenger receptor cysteine-rich type 1 protein M130-like — encoded protein: MSPGQSVGPPPVPPTAVPGSVRLVNGGSRCAGRVEVLQDGQWGTVCGRGWDMREAAVVCRELGCGEPVNAPQYGEFGAGSGTIWMVYVWCRGSESTLKNCRSDGRGDYCGHGRDAGVTCSDGVRLVNGGSRCAGRVEVLQDGQWGTVCGDDWDLDDAAVVCGELGCGGPVNATQNSDFGAGSGPIWLVGVQCRGSESTLKNCRSDGRGDYCGHGRDAGVTCSGSVRLVNGGSRCAGRVEVLHDGQWGTVCNDYWDTREAAVVCRQLRCGEPVNFRYKAHFGRGSGPIWMDDVNCRGSELTLKNCTSAGLRKNDCNHGADAGVTCSGNDPENEDDAVPADQSTVIVTDGVRLVNGESRCAGRVEVLQDGQWGTVCSLAWDWKDAAVVCRELSCGEPVDLRFWTGFGRGSGPIWIHDLYCRGSESTLNNCSSQGGHVCNQNTNAGVICSGHIRPRLSAGPHRCSGRVEVFLGRSWSTVCDADFDQQDAEVVCRELGCGIPVEVLGSAAFGRGEGQVWTEELQCRGNESEIYFCPTSSSFKHSTCSHDNNVGLKCSAHTGARLVNGPDSCSGRVELQYLSEWGTVCAVSWDMRAADVLCAQLDCGSAVVEVDWFGNGSGRIWADVFDCQGNETHLSQCGISSWSRAACSHQHDAGVICNGSSVAFHEGRVRLSGGSECQGEVEIYFRQDWRRVLQDLWSLSEASVLCRQLGCGSVLNYRSSPSTTEHKHMCVTGFSCSGTEAHLGNCSRALNVSCSSGEQLYITCSGKFNSDPRSIRLVGSGGDCAGRLEVFHSGSWGTVCDDSWDIEDAQVVCRQLQCGEALSTHIPAWFGPGTGSIWLNEVECEGNETSLWNCRFQRCEEGECGHQEDVGVVCSEFKEIRLTEGCEGNLEVFYNGTWGSVCHNQMDDETGNMVCRELNCGRRGSLSNTAARVKSAPNWLDYLKCRKHDSNLWQCPSSPWGQNRCDNGDEVVHITCTGGWIQTFLLLSIAINCSCSSFPSQKHCSKRWSLRLREVKGSCSGRLEVYHNATWGSVCDDQWNIRNAQVVCRQLGCGSALRAERNVTGSGEGTIWLNRVKCRGDEIHLWDCHHSLKNHTDCSHAGVTCADISTVSMTIPITSTTTTSGLYICSSTIIATVQATQTPPSAGAPSSPPLVLFVLGTLLFLALVLLLLLFYQNRALRRDVSKTRHKTQPEAVYEEINHRSITRRSRSSTQRGSLLSEEQHSGYEHVDDELLSVKSGIGEKAEYYDDVINTSDFISDTGRVEPPEDYDDAVTAGPIPDNVEEDEAENYDDTIPADQKSVILTEDVSENYDDAVTMETNPIIITGDGPEDYDDVITEEQDGGETEITQLRAGRRSSVHQSHTSEPGGGALFISHTPQSREEELCSSVKHLRVGRRSSVHQSHTSEPGGGALFISHTPQSREEELCSSVTQLRAGRRSSVHQH